In one Brassica oleracea var. oleracea cultivar TO1000 chromosome C9, BOL, whole genome shotgun sequence genomic region, the following are encoded:
- the LOC106314887 gene encoding high mobility group nucleosome-binding domain-containing protein 5-like — MQLLSTFFRGIALAYQMALDTASEGNFNTRNPEEAVRLIENLTSSNSTKNTYFERRKSATLGKEEMDDRKWIMAGNRGGKKKTTKKSGKSTTSHVAEEHVEELSDGNNSDDMCDPPSEGMKGLKRKRPSTGGGVSSRTRARKAVSNGNEPVREESNPVRGTTVVSLSLDTESEGMSPISSKERQPPQPLEMYFKNTQYLKTCKIQTKCRVKNTVDVIKELKEETKLEAMNLRMGKLEKYQRVLKKKAKKIEDKLTPIESKGYEDEEYTQWNDFDYGRDHGKDRDMAEAEKAETGKKISEECDEDEENSGKDEEDEENSEKGDEEKDQEPEKDKENSDSVEKGEEYVEKSDEENSLECEEDEENSGKDEEDEENSEKGDEEKDQEPEKDKENSDSVEKGEEYVEESDEENSLTIDDESEAEEEVEKEGEEETEKEVQEEKESEEEGEKEVQKEKEGEKEAENEVQEEKEGEKEGEKEAEKEVQEEKESEEEGEKEVQKEKEGEKEAENEVQEEKEGEKEGEKEAEKEVQEEKEAEKEESKGTPTSTGVIVITPRGRTKAAAARKAISISPEIVVVTGKKTVNKKPW; from the exons ATGCAGCTGCTTAGCACTTTCTTCAGAGGCATCGCGCTGGCATATCAGATGGCTCTAGACACTGCTAGTGAAGGAAACTTCAACACTAGGAATCCAGAAGAGGCTGTGAGACTTATTGAGAACTTGACATCTAGCAATAGCACCAAAAACACTTATTTTGAGAGGAGAAAATCGGCCACCCTAGGAAAGGAGGAGATGGACGAT AGGAAGTGGATAATGGCAGGTAACCGTGGAGGAAAAAAAAAGACTACAAAGAAAAGTGGAAAATCCACAACATCTCATGTTGCTGAAGAGCATGTGGAAGAGCTATCAGACGGAAACAATAGTGATGATATGTGTGACCCCCCTTCTGAG GGAATGAAGGGCCTAAAAAGAAAGCGTCCATCTACTGGAGGTGGAGTCTCCAGTAGAACTAGAGCTAGAAAAGCGGTATCAAATGGGAATGAGCCGGTTAGAGAAGAGAGTAATCCAGTGAGAGGAACGACTGTGGTTTCGCTCTCACTTGATACCGAAAGTGAAGGCATGTCTCCAATTTCCTCCAAA GAAAGACAACCACCACAGCCCCTTGAAATGTACTTCAAGAACACACAGTACCTGAAGACTTGCAAGATTCAGACCAAGTGCCGCGTGAAGAACACAGTTGATGTGATTAAGGAACTTAAGGAGGAG ACAAAACTGGAGGCTATGAACTTGAGGATGGGTAAACTTGAGAAGTACCAGCGAGTTTTGAAGAAAAAGGCTAAGAAAATAGAAGACAAGTTGACTCCTATTGAAAGCAAGGGATATGAGGATGAGGAATATACACAGTGGAATGATTTTGATTATGGTAGAGATCATGGGAAGGATAGAGACATGGCTGAGGCAGAGAAGGCTGAGACAGGGAAGAAAATCAGTGAGGAGTGTGACGAAGATGAGGAAAACAGTGGGAAAGATGAGGAAGACGAGGAAAACAGTGAGAAGGGTGACGAAGAGAAAGACCAAGAACCTGAAAAAGACAAAGAAAACAGTGACTCTGTTGAGAAAGGCGAAGAATACGTGGAGAAATCAGATGAAGAAAATTCTCTGGAGTGTGAGGAAGATGAGGAAAACAGTGGGAAAGATGAGGAAGACGAGGAAAACAGTGAGAAGGGTGACGAAGAGAAAGACCAAGAACCTGAAAAAGACAAAGAAAACAGTGACTCTGTTGAGAAAGGCGAAGAATACGTGGAAGAATCAGATGAAGAAAATTCTCT GACAATTGATGATGAGTCTGAGGCTGAGGAAGAGGTTGAGAAAGAGGGTGAAGAAGAGACTGAGAAAGAGGTTCAAGAAGAGAAAGAGAGTGAGGAAGAGGGTGAGAAAGAGGTTCAAAAAGAGAAAGAGGGTGAGAAAGAGGCTGAGAATGAGGTTCAAGAAGAGAAAGAGGGTGAGAAAGAAGGTGAGAAAGAGGCTGAGAAAGAGGTTCAAGAAGAGAAAGAGAGTGAGGAAGAGGGTGAGAAAGAGGTTCAAAAAGAGAAAGAGGGTGAGAAAGAGGCTGAGAATGAGGTTCAAGAAGAGAAAGAGGGTGAGAAAGAAGGTGAGAAAGAGGCTGAGAAAGAGGTTCAAGAAGAGAAAGAGGCTGAGAAAGAAGAATCCAAGGGAACTCCTACCTCTACCGGAGTAATAGTCATTACACCACGTGGTAGAACTAAGGCAGCAGCTGCGAGGAAAGCAATCTCTATATCACCAGAGATTGTTGTGGTAACAGGGAAAAAAACAGTGAACAAGAAGCCATGGTAA
- the LOC106319514 gene encoding ubiquitin-conjugating enzyme E2 10: MASKRILKELKDLQKDPPTSCSAGPVAEDMFHWQATIMGPSDSPYAGGVFLVTIHFPPDYPFKPPKVAFRTKVFHPNINSNGSICLDILKEQWSPALTISKVLLSICSLLTDPNPDDPLVPEIAHMYKTDKNKYESTARSWTQKYAMG; this comes from the exons ATGGCGTCGAAGCGGATCTTGAAGGAACTGAAGGATCTGCAGAAGGATCCACCCACCTCTTGTAGCGCAG GACCTGTTGCTGAAGACATGTTTCATTGGCAGGCAACGATAATGGGTCCTTCAGACAGTCCTTACGCTGGTGGTGTTTTCCTTGTTACCATTCATTTCCCTCCAGATTACCCTTTCAAACCTCCTAAG GTTGCCTTTAGGACGAAGGTGTTCCATCCCAACATCAACAGCAACGGAAGTATTTGCCTTGACATCTTGAAGGAGCAATGGAGTCCTGCTCTCACCATCTCCAAG GTGTTGTTATCGATCTGTTCATTGTTGACCGATCCAAACCCTGATGATCCTTTGGTGCCTGAGATAGCTCATATGTATAAGACTGACAAGAACAAGTATGAGTCAACTGCACGGAGCTGGACTCAGAAGTATGCCATGGGCTGA